A window of Triticum dicoccoides isolate Atlit2015 ecotype Zavitan unplaced genomic scaffold, WEW_v2.0 scaffold77245, whole genome shotgun sequence contains these coding sequences:
- the LOC119347850 gene encoding low molecular mass early light-inducible protein HV90, chloroplastic-like has translation MATVMAMGSFAGAAVLPRGSAGRFGARSLPALGRRTLIVRAQTNKPKTSTSIWNALAFSGPAPERINGRLAMVGFVTALAVEAGRGDGLLSQLGSGTGQAWFAYCVAVLSVASLVPLLQGESAEGRAGAIMNANAELWNGRFAMLGLVALAATEIITGAPFINV, from the coding sequence ATGGCGACTGTGATGGCCATGGGCTCCTTCGCCGGTGCCGCCGTCCTGCCGCGGGGCTCGGCTGGCCGCTTCGGCGCCCGGTCTCTGCCAGCGCTGGGCCGACGCACCCTCATCGTCAGGGCACAGACAAACAAACCCAAGACGAGCACCTCAATCTGGAACGCGCTGGCGTTCAGCGGCCCTGCGCCGGAGCGAATCAACGGGCGCCTTGCCATGGTAGGCTTCGTGACGGCGCTTGCGGTGGAGGCAGGGCGCGGCGACGGGCTCCTCTCGCAGCTCGGCAGTGGCACCGGGCAGGCGTGGTTCGCCTACTGTGTGGCGGTGCTGTCCGTGGCGTCACTGGTGCCGTTGCTCCAGGGCGAGAGCGCCGAGGGCAGAGCCGGCGCCATCATGAACGCCAACGCGGAGCTCTGGAACGGCCGCTTCGCCATGCTCGGCCTCGTCGCGCTCGCCGCCACCGAGATCATCACCGGCGCGCCTTTTATCAACGTGTAA